A window of Mobula hypostoma chromosome 7, sMobHyp1.1, whole genome shotgun sequence genomic DNA:
gctcgtggggaaccacctGAAcaatattatgccacagtcactgtcaggggaaaggtcATTAAgtctgagattgattcaggggttactgcatcggtcattagtgaggagacctacaggaggacatgggggtccaacctgcctcccatcagaccgtcaaagctcaaacttaggacctaaACGGGGTAGCCCAttcctcatttaggggtgttatatgtggacatttcagcctgGGGTCAGAAGGCCGAAGCCAGGCTAGTCATAGCTAAGGGtagggggcccagtcttttgggttgCGATTAGCTTCGCAAAATCcagctaaactggcatgaaattaagtatgcacacaagACGGAGGACTGTTCAGAGAAGCCTACTGGgtttgcttcacgtaccctgaaagctgctgagaagggatattcacagctagacaaagaagtcattgtttttgcggtcaaacgctttcctcagtacctttatggacgcgtatttacaatttatacagaccataaaccactgatgagcccgttcagtgagactagatgcatcccaccgctagcctcagccaggatacagcattaggctcttacattgtcagcctactgGTGCACAATAGTGTACAGAGCGAGTGGGGATAATGCAAACGCCAATGCACTGAGTCGACTattttacctgagacacctgttactacatatgtgcttccagagactgtgttttcattgaagAGGCCTGTAAAGGTGACCCAGATCAGGCAGTGGACAGAGAAGGACctagtcctgtcccaagtcaagacttttcttttacaaggttggcccaaaGTCGTGGAAGGAGAGCAACTGAGGCCTTATGACAAATGCAAGATAGAACTCAATATGCAGGacggctgcattttctggggggcaagggtcatcgtgcctccccctggccattcacagattgtggaggaaattcaaaagactcacccaggagtgtctcgaaTAAAAAGCCTGCAAGATCCTATGTTTGATGGCcaggaatggatcaggatctggagaacaaggtaaaatcatgcatgcaatgtcagactaattagaatatgccaccaccagctcctttgcatccattggagtggccagaccacctctggtctaggctacatttggactttgctggcccttttatggagcaaatgtttcttgtaatggtagatgcgtgttctaaatggatcgaagctcacatcatgagcaacgtcacagccccctcaaccacaAACAAaccaggcaagtgtttgcagtccacgggttgcctgacactctggtcactgataatggcccgacgttccccagtgaactgttcagtgagttcatgcagcagaatggcattcatcacattcggacggcccctttccacccagcctccaatggtttggctgagcgggctgttcagacagtgaaggaaggcctgaagcagATGACAGGGGACTCTGTTAGCAtgcggctttcacgtttcctgtttaagtaccacctcacgccacagactacactgcacgcactccagcagagatgctgatggggcgtaggcccaagtcaagattgaacctgctgcgcccggacatgaaggcaaaagtggagagaaagcaggaaaagcagaaggagggacatgatcaacgtgcacgagagagacagttaaaaccggatgacaatgtctatgtgagaagcaatcagcaatggctgcctgggttattcttaagcagagtggtcctgtctcctatgttgttaagctgactgatgggcgtgttttctgcagacatcaggaccatgtgcgcctgcgtcatgatactggctcagaggcagacagttccatgtagtttccatttgtgagacagactacAGTGGAAGCacgtccaccagtgactttgccagagggagagACCCTGGCAGAGGGGTAGGGCTCCCCTGTAGAGAATGGACATtctcacacagtcacacagacccctctcatgcccccaaaaccagatccacccaaaacaccctcaccagcggtgcctgctgggtcactgggggtagtgcgcagatcacagtgcactcgtaaacctcctgacagactgaatctttgacgggacagttcttttttgttgttgttagattgaatgttgaatctgtcatgtttttcagatgttttgtattgataaactgttgctgagatactagtataagttttcaggggtacgcaagttaataacaacactgtttttatttcccagtctttttacatttggggatgttgaattttaaagggggagaagtgttgtagcGTGAGCactattaaaagtaagttaatactatttaagataatggggggttttacttctgttctttttacttccggtgggctttgtatatagtgtaccTGCCATGCTgtatgggttgtgaaagcctctgtatatacataatggttttgaagttcgagataaagttgtttcttgggcatgaagttgtcgagtgtgcctttttcaaagtagaagttactacaggttgaagggcccatttctgtgttgtTCAGCTCTATGCCATTCTAATGTCATATAGTGTGAATAACTTGTTAAGAAAATGTTGACTTGCAAATTCTGTGTAGGTAGCATATATTTTTATGAAAAAGTTATTctgaaagaatatatatatatatatacacacacacagacacatacatatacatacaggTTAGGCGTTTGCTCTTGCTCAAACCTACTACTTTTGATGTGTAAGTGGTATATTATTCTTTGATATACTGTACTTCAgaagacatttcaggtcaatgatatACCAATAATGAATCTGGAGAGACCGAACAACCTGAATCTGTCTTCAGGTTTGCTAGACCTATCTGATGATTGTACTATTTAATTACATCGTTATATTGATTTCATTTCTAGTTGCAGTTAATGCAAGCACTGATGATAATTCAACATCTTTCTCGGTGACATCCAATGGACAGAGTACGTACTCAACGGCAGCATCCAGCACGAAGGACATAAATGGTAAAATTCACTAAACTAACTTCAGTATTAAAATGGATAAGTTAGTGAGaattacagcaaaaaaaaataattacTGGAGATAAAACCAAATTTAAATTTGTTTTCCAAGATTTTATTTGCAATTATCAGTACACAATTATCTGACCTCTAAAatgataaaaagtattcatctacATTCATGTCTCTAAACTAGATGGTAAACAAATTCTGTTTTTCGTTTATTCCTGTTGAAGCACATGATTTACAGACTTCCCCATTTTATTGCATCAAGATCTTGTCCACCATGATCTCTAACTTTCCCACTCATTTCCTCCTTCTGCTCATCCctctccatccatccatccttgACCCGACCACATTCCCTTGCAACCAATGGAAGTGCAACatttgttataagaccataagatacgggagaagaattaggccatttggcccatcaagtctgctcagccattccattttggcagatttattatccctctcaacactaatctcctgccatctcccagtaacctttgacaacctaatcaagaacctaccaacctctgctttaaatatacccaatgagttgacttccacagctgtccgtatcaatgaattccacagattcaccaccctctggctgaaggaattcctcctcatccctgcatTCTGATGTGGTGCCCTCTGGCCTGGGACTCCcctactattggaaatatcctttcctcatactctctggacctttcaatattggataaTCAAATTATTCCTATTCCttagatcattcttgtgaacctcctctggactctcttcaaagccagcacatcttttcttacataaggggcccaaaagggGCTCACAATACACCGactacagtctgaccaatgccttataaattctTAGCGTTAcatcttgcttttacattctggcCCACTCAGAATGAaggctaacattacatttgcctttcttacaattgactcagtctgcaagtgaacttttagggaatcctgcacaaggaatcccagatccctttgcatctctgatttctgaatttagtCCCTGTttcgaaaatagtctacgcctttattccttctaccaaagtgcatgaccatacacttccctacattatgttccatctgccacgtcttttcccattctcataatttttctaaatccttctgcagactccctgcctcctcaacactaactgcccaTCCACCCATCGTGGTATCATGCacatttggcctattttatcatgtacctccacaTACCttgaaaactcatccttaataatagactccaacatctcccaagCACTGAAGTCTAGacaactagtctataatttcctgtcttttgcctccctcttcttaaaaagtggagtgactttttcacttttccagtcctccagaaccagtccagaatctaatgattctcgaaagatcattactaatacctccacaatctcttcagctacccctttcagaatcttggggtgtagtccatctagtcaaggtgacttgtctaccttcagacctttcagcttttcaAGCTCctatttctttgtaatagcaactactttcaaatttctggcactgctggtgtcttccacagtgaggactgacacaaaatacttgttGAGTTtgcccaccatttccttgtccccattactctTCTCCCCGttgttcttgtacctcctccctcactgccatccaGGGGTCAAAGCAGCCTTTCCAGCTGAGTTAAATATTCACAGACATCTCCTGTATTCTCATCTACAGCATTCAGTGTTCCTAATATGGTGACTAAATGAAGACTGGACCGTCAATTTTTTGAGAATCTATATTGTCTGCAATGGCGATCTCAAGCTCCTTGCTTTATGGcacttcatttttattttcccttttccacACTGACTTTGAGTTTCACTACTTTCAGGATGAGGATCACTGCAAACTAGAGGAAgaatacctcatattctgtgtGGGTAGTCTATAACCCAATCGTATGAACGCTACAGTTTCCAGATTCATCTAACCCTCACCTCCTTTGCTTCTCCTCTTGCTCCAGTCACCTCAGATTCACCTACTATACCTTTACATATGATTTAAGCtatagtgttggcgcgtggccaagtggttaaggcgttcgtctagtgatttgaatgtcgctagttcgagccttggccgaggcagcgtgtgtgtccttgagcaagacacttaaccacacattgctctgcgacgacatcggtgccaagctgtatgggtcctaatgcccttcccttggacaacatcggtggcatggagaggggagacttgcagcatggacaactgctggtcttccatacaaccttgcccaggcctgcgccctggaaactttccaaggcacaaatccatggtctcatgagactaacggatgcctataaaaagatATGCATTTGTAGATGATCATCTGCTATAACATTCCTGTACCTTTTCTCATTTTCCTGGTTCCATTCATGTTGAAAGACTTTAAGGTTTAGTTGTTGAGGGTATTATTGTTAGCTATTTTGTCCTTTGTTAGGATAAATTAGTTATTTGAGACTGAGATCAGAAGAAAAACCCTCACTAAGAGAGCAACAAACCCTGGGGAGTTCTCAGTCCGAGAGGCTATGCTGCTCATTTTCTGAATGCACTCCGTACTAAAGGAATCAATGATATGGAAAGTCTAGCCCATGGATCCCAAGCCTAAAACATATCCTATGTCTTATTTATCACAGTGCTACATACTCGAGATGTTCTTATACAgtgctgatgttgcttcacatgCATACATTGATATCTTGCTTCGTAAATGTTGTTCACATTTGTACTGACTCTCTTGTACCTTACTCCAAAGGAGTTATGAAGTTGATTTCTGGGATCAACAAGGGCAAACATCATTGGGACTGGTTGCATaatgttccatctgccacgtcttttcccattctcataatttgtctaaatccttctacagacttcctgcttcctcaacactacttgcccatcCACCCATCTTGCCCTTGCAAATTCCCCCTTAGTTCAGGGTATCTTTCTTATAACAAAAATCAAAGGGAGAGTTGCTGGGCATGCAAGAGACTAAGTTGTAGGAGTaattatattgactggctgatcatggcctggtatggacagactaatgcccttgaacaaaaaattcgacaaaaagtgatggatatggtccagtccatcaaaggtaaagtcctccccaccattgagcacatctgcatgaaatcctgttgcaagaaagcagcatctatcatcaaggacatgccctcttctcactgcggccatcagaaagaaggtactggggcctcaggagtcacaccatcaggttcaggaacagttattacccttcagccatcaggctcgtgaaccgaaggggataacttcactaaacttaaattgccccatcactgaagtgttcccacaaacctatggactcactttcaaggactcttcatatcatgttctcaatatttattgcttatttattattattattatatctttctttttgtatttgcacattataGTTTATTGTCTTTAGCAAATTTGTTTTCCAAAGAGTTATATCTTTCAAGGACTGAAAGatctccaaagagatcaccagctcataacccagcatgaatggaaagcgtgcaggggagccggctggagctGGATTCGAAATCGGGACCTCTCGTCCCGAAGTccaacgctgatgccactacgccaccagccgggtcttaATAAGCATACCtgccaagaaaatgaatttcagggctgtatatggtgatatatatgtactttgataaatttactttgaactttgaagggaaATACAGAAAAATGGGATGAATAGGATTTCCCTCTGAGAGCTCACACAGAACCAAGGGGCTGAATGAATCCCTAAGTCATAATAAGTATAAAATAAGGAATTGAATTCTTcaaagcctaatcacaggaccacaACACACTAACTTCTAGCTAGTAGTTCAATTCAGAATGATTGGCTAATTAAAGAGAGAAAGTTAACTTGATCCGGATTTTCCCTGGACATATCAACATAGAAACTGGGAAAACTGCAGATTGGAAATTAACACATCCTACCTGGACTCAGAATTGGAGAACAATTATTTCACATCTGAGAAGCTAGGTTCACTTCCCAGCCAGCCCTTAGGTAGTCACTACAGATGGCTATAGAAGAGTGCTCTTTACATTGAAAGCAGGTGCTGATTTTAATTGAAAGTGTTAGGCGGtctgctttttttaaatcattctaTTTTTAATTAATATCTAACATTTGCAGATATGTTTAAGTATGCTTATTATTGGCAATAGATTTTTAGTTATTGCAATCTTTTGCTTTGAAATGTCTTTGACTTTCAGAGAGTTTCAAAAAACATTTGAAATGCCTATGACAGAAATTGAATGGCCATTTGGGCTCATGGCTTCAGGGTCCACCATTTAAGGCCAACTCGTAGCCAACTCTAATTGGTAGGGTGGTCACAACAGCCTGGCGCCCAGTATGATGAAAGACACCACAGTGCAAGAAGTGAGACTGTTGGGACAGTGTGGGTGGTGAGATTGATTAAGTGTAGTCTGCTCATTGTTGTGACAATGATTTTTTTCAGTATTGGTGAATCATACTTTTTGTTTCTCACTGAAATCTTGGAAATAGGCTATAAAAATCACCAACAATCAGATTTGAAGGTAATTGTGCATTTACATTAATAGCTAATATTAAACTTAGACCAAGGTTTGTACATTTTATATCAAATATGTGCAAATAATCAGCATCATATAcattttattacttatttatattttgaCAGGTCAGATATCTATGCCAACCCCAACTCCTGCTACAATTGGAACCAACTCGTTGTCCGTAATAGCCTTTGGTAAATATTTTGCTATCAAATACTGAGTTCTTTCGTCAATACAGCTGTGATCTTGTGACTCTACTCAGCTCTCATTAGCAATTGATTCCATAGCAGGCAGATGAGCAGTAGTAAAAACATAAAAGAAAAGTGCAAAAATGTTATTGAGTATTAATATTGCCTGTTTTCTTTGCTATAGTTTAGGAATAAGTCTTGCAAGGCCTTACATCTCAAATTAAGCCTCAATGGGTGAAATACAGGCATCACAGCTCACAATGACATGAAGACTGACCCAAACCCATCCATTTTTAGGAGTTACATCGGAGGTTAATTGCAAAAGTTATAACACAAGAGCCTAATGCATTTCTATCTGCCTGCTTCTGGTTTTAACAGTGAATGAACAAAAGGAAGCTACGGGTGGGCCAGTCTCTTTCTGAGATGAACACATGCAAATgccggagggactcagcaggttaggcggcatctatggaggaaaatgaccagctgacatttcaggcctaaAACCTACATCGGAACAggaaaggaaggagacagaagccagaataaaagagtTGGCATAGGGGCAGGAGCACAAGCTGTAAGGAAATAAATGAATGGAGTTAAGAGAGATAAAAGGGATTGATTTCAGAAGCTAGGAGGTGGTAGGTGGGGAAGGCTAAGgcctgaagaggaaggaatctgacaggagaggagagtagatctTGGagtaaagaggaggaggtggagaACCAGAGGAAGGACGGTGAAGATGATGGGCAAATTGTGAAGGTGGGGGCTGGGGATAGTGGAAGGGTAATGGGGCCACTGGTATAAGGGAAAACAGAGAGGGCAGAGCACATGGTCAGAGAGATAGAGAGCAACAAAATTTACAGCTATGATTTTGCGACTCCACTCAGCTCTCATTAGTAATTGATTACATAGCAGGCAGATGAGTAGTAgcaaaaatataaaagaaatttACAgttcttcccccaccctctcctactGAGTATATCCACAaggaatgctgccacaagaaagcagcatccatgatcaaagatctccaccatccaggccaatcTCTTCTTGCTATTACGAtcgggcaagaggtacagaagccgtaGGTcctacaccactaggttcagaagATGAAAAGGGAACTGGATGGCGCTGTTCCTTTGCGAGAGATAAACAATTTCAAGAACAATCAGGCAttgactagtcacaggccttcagtcagacaGGTGACCaactaccaccactctctggtatcTCATAccaagccaatgttgaatccacgGTACTTACTACATCCTGAACAgaactcctgtctgctcccctaaaCAATGAATCCCCATCACTACTGCTCACTACtctttccccctttcccttctgagtcacagagccagacttaattttttatatcttttattttaaaatacctAGTTTTTACACTTTTTGTTGTATTAACATATCTAGCACTTAGGCTTGTCTGTTGTATTGAAATATACCTTTAAAGACTCATGACTTTCCTGTTACAAAAGTAGTAACATGAACTTAACTTGTGTTTTCAGCTGTGATCATCCTGATCATAATCCTTGTGATAGTTGTGGTGATACTCGCTAGTGTCATCATCCTGAGGTTTAAATGTTGTGGCTGCCAGGAAACACCACAAGGTAGCTAAActatctgaattttttttttaactaatgCCATTTAATGTTAATCAAAAACATATCGTTGAGAAAGCAATACGTGTCATCATTGGAAGCAGTCGCTCTACTTCCTGCAATTTCCAGAAAGAAATATATATGTTAAATATATAATAACTTTCCATTGAGCAAACTGTTTTATTGTCTGagtatattttttttattcttggatagttttgcattttattgtttaatATCTTAATAGACACAAGTAAGGCACGAAGTGAGGGACCATCAGAAAGGTAAGCAAATATGTTCAGCTAATTAAATCTCATAATTATGTACTCATTAAAGATTAAAGACTGATAGCTGATATAGAGCCTAATGAATTTAAACTTTTTCAACACCTGTGTTTTTCCCTCAGCTCTCATGCTAATGGAGAAAAGGAAAGCATCACTTTGGTTTCTATGCGAAGTCTTTACACAGAAGCTGGTCTGTCCTGCTTAATTTAAAGCTCACAGTTTTTACTTCCAATTGTAAATACTTTGTGCAGTACTTACACTTAATCTGTACTTTAGGAGGTCAAGAATCATCAGCGCAGGGGTATCTTCAAAATGAGTCCAATGAAATTGATGAGACGATAAACAATTTCAGCAAATAGATGATATCAAGGTGAGATTTTTATGTTTCTGGGCCATTATAATCTAAGTAGCAAACGTAGGTAAAATTATTTCTTTCTAAATGACCATTTCCTTCATACTTTCCTTTTGGGAAGCAAGTAACTTAGCTTTTAAGTTACTTTATCACACGTTGTGATTCATTCTTTAATATATTATAGCATTTCCTTGCAGTGTTACTGTAGTAACAGTCTACAGTATAAAACTGCCAAAATTCCAAACTGGAGCAAAGATTCCTTCACAATAAAAAATAAGATCCGTTTTCCTCCTCCCCAAAGGTTTATAAGTTTATATGGATCCACAACAACTGTGATATAAATAATGTATACTGATAAGAAATCAAGTTATCCAATTAGACATGAATTTTTCATTTCAAGCCAAGACACAGAATAAACTTTTCTAAAAGGATTGGAGGTGCACCAACCCTGCCGGAGAAGGGGAAAAACAAACTAAATCATGTCATGTCTGTAATTCAATGTGCctactggtgggggggggagggggggtgatacTGACAGGATGGCTTGTGGGACAACAATAGGAGAGAATGTGGAAGAGGAACTTGGGGGCGAGCATACGTGAGAGGGAGGCAAAGTGAATAATAAAGGTAATATGATAAGGAAGGTGGATGGAGAAAGGATCATGAATTATCAGTGAGAGGAGAAAGGATAAGAAGACTATATTGGGAGCAACAAGACAGAGGCTGCAACATAAGAATCTTTGCTAATGTGGAGAAAATGGTGTGAAGAATAGGAGATAAACATATAACTTAGAAGTGGTGGTGGGGATGTAGGGTAAAGTCTGAGGTAAATTATGATAagaataaatgttcctgaaatcAAAATCCCACCAAATGTAGTATGCTTGATATTTTCAAAACATTCAGCATTTTAATGTATGATAAATAATGCTACTTTtaaaagtatatatatttttaattttgatAGCTAGCTCTAGAATTGTCTGAAAATCCAGATTGATGCAAAGCTGGATTGATGTTTTTAAAGCTTCTTGCTATTGATTTATTTCACTGGCTGAGATAATATATCGTTGCTTGAAAACTATTATGTTGCTGTTATTTATTGATCTctcttttattgtaatttcaGCTGGTGTAGAAGGACTGAAGTCAATGCTGTGGATTTGTACAAAATAGAGGAACACGGGAAACTTCATTGTCATCTTACGGAGTAGGGCATGGTTCTATTTGACACTTGTAATAAAGCAGCTTCTGAAAAAAAGTTCCCATGTAGTATCATAAGCTATTTTTCTAAGTGATGTAACACTTTAGGTACTAAACACTGAAAAACATCACAAATGTAACATTTGTGCAACTTGTAACTTTAACTAAAGTATAAGTTATGATGATAATTTTGACATTGGATAATGGAGTCAAAATTAACTGGCATCCTGtaaattttaaatataatttactTTTTGAATATAAATGTTACAGAGGAATAACTTAAATTTGAAGATTTGAGTTGATTTCATGTCAGAGCAGGAGGCAAAACTAAACTTCTGTTTTAGATTCTGTTTAGCCATCCTGGCAAAACTATTCATATAGCTGCACTGTAAGGAACATTGAATATGCATTGCAATTCAACAAATACTCACATGCCTTCAGGTAATTACATAACTAATTTACAagttgatttcttccttttctttatgtcttctgcaagtaaatgaattcTGCAATAAAACTCCCAAATATAAAGGAGCCAAAATTTTGGTTATTCCAGGGAACTGCTGCGGTTTTCAGTTAAAAGGGCCAGAGAAGTGACTGCAAGTTTTACAAGATTCTTTTTCACTCATTACATTGAGTACTGTGAGAATCAGACAACCCACCAACAGCAATGCAATGAATATAGGACAGGGATGGGGATAGTTTTTgttcagatttgtcagacaaccCTGGGTATAAGCTTGGAGACTGGTACAGACCGGccttgggaaaaaaaagaaatgtaACTTTCACTGAAGAAGATCAGACCAGAGAAGACTTGTGGATCCTTGAAAGAGTATCTAAATATTTTTATTGGTATGATTCCACAAGAGATTACAGATGAATTTAAATGAAATCTCTACAAAATTATTAGTAAGGCATCAATCCCTGATAGCCATGTGTGCAAGTTTCTCGTTGTATGATGCAGAAAGGCGTTAGAGTTGCATTGTCAGCTGATCCTGATAGGAAATGCTTATCTGCTCATAACTTGCAATTTTTGTATAGGCTATTGGTCAGTAGTTCTCATGAATACAGCAAATTAACTTAGCTTTATCAATCATTTAAATAAGAAGTTAAGGTAAACAAAGAAACAATAACATAGCAAATTATTTCActtcttgaaatttattttcttattgTTCAGTACCATAAAATTTAGAAAATAACTTTCAGAGCTTTTGCATTTTGAGTTTAGCATTGTATCAAGGTGCTGCAGTGCACTAAAAACAACAGATTTCGAAGACTCTGATGGCTAAGTTATCAATGCACATCTGCAAAATGACAGGAATCCAGAAATTATTGCTGCACCTATTAGTAGTTGCATATTTAAAAGGTTCACATGACATTCATCTGCCTGCTCTACCTGTAAAACATTCAATTGATAATTTTAAAATACTAATATTTTGTCAAAATAATGCACAAATCAATCTTCCCCACACTACTTTGACTTAATTCAATCCTAGAATGTGAGATGTGAAATCTTAAGGCCAGAAGACCATTCCAATCATCTTTCCATTATAATTACTGATTGTTTTCTGAATGACCTATCTCTGGCAACCAGTTATCCATCAACATGTTTCAGTAAGTGACACACTGATTTGGTGAGTATAATGGTTTGGGGTTCAAACTATCAAAtgatttgaattgaattaaattgactttattacttacatcctttacatacatgaggaattaaaaacctttacgttatgtctctgccTGAATGTCcagtgtgcaatttatagtaatttgtaataaatagtatgtacaacaggacagtcaatatagcatagaaatacaattgtataagcatgaattaatcagtctgatggctcggtggaagaagctgtcccggagcctattggtcctggctttaatgctgcggtaccgtttcccagatggtggtagctggaacagtttgtggttagggtgtcttgggtccccaatgatcctttgggccctttttaagcacctgtctctgtaaatgtcgtgaatagtgggaagttcacatctacagatgtgctaggctgtccgtaccactctctgcagagttctgcgattgagagaagttcccataccaggcagtgatgcagccggttaggATGTTCTCAAGTGTGCCCCGTAGAAAGTCTTTAGGATTtgaggactcatgccaaactGTATATAATCAACATCAACAACATTTCAATGCAAGACAAAGAACATTGAAATTAAAGATACAAAATTGCAAAGGGCATATTAATCCAAGTTCCAACTGTCTCTCCCGGAAAGGCCACCAGTGAAATGCTCCATTTGAAAAAT
This region includes:
- the ecscr gene encoding endothelial cell-specific chemotaxis regulator, with the protein product MTTFNITIFLFFSFFLKGTITSEATTTVTQSDLTSLGITSNGSTTSNSNASVSTGETRVTTKAPNSSSMTPSVQSENSTSNVSVMTESTVAVNASTDDNSTSFSVTSNGQSTYSTAASSTKDINGQISMPTPTPATIGTNSLSVIAFAVIILIIILVIVVVILASVIILRFKCCGCQETPQDTSKARSEGPSESSHANGEKESITLVSMRSLYTEAGGQESSAQGYLQNESNEIDETINNFSK